A single region of the Brassica rapa cultivar Chiifu-401-42 chromosome A03, CAAS_Brap_v3.01, whole genome shotgun sequence genome encodes:
- the LOC103862292 gene encoding receptor-like kinase TMK2, whose product MELITGKKATDLSRAEDDIHITAWFRKMLREEETFSEAIDRNIIANQETQRTIYKVAKLARQCCTRTPEQRPDMAQVVSFLSSLIERWEPSGEIQDFDENTVSSDMRAEWENIVKGSSSMV is encoded by the coding sequence ATGGAGCTCATAACCGGCAAGAAAGCTACAGACCTTAGCCGAGCTGAAGACGATATCCATATCACAGCATGGTTCAGGAAGATGCTTCGCGAAGAAGAAACTTTCTCGGAAGCTATTGACAGAAACATTATCGCCAACCAGGAGACTCAGCGGACCATATACAAAGTTGCAAAACTAGCAAGACAATGCTGCACAAGGACACCTGAGCAGAGACCAGACATGGCTCAGGTCGTCAGCTTCCTTTCCTCGCTGATTGAGCGGTGGGAACCCAGCGGCGAAATCCAAGATTTCGATGAAAATACAGTTTCTTCGGATATGAGAGCAGAATGGGAGAATATTGTGAAGGGAAGCAGCAGTATGGTGTGA
- the LOC117132513 gene encoding receptor-like kinase TMK2, which produces MAALRASLHRPDDIDWTSSDYCTWTELDCDNNSRVTGIRLSNKGFAGSLPPELVNLTALRVFEITSNQISGIIPTGFTELQSLQVVALSSNLLQGPTPKFNSMVRVDMSLGTNTFCLDSPGSPCDPIVQTLLSIAGGFNYPLEFAKSWKGNNPCQDWFGITCIEGRIVFFAVPFRQLTGSISPRFRDLDSLQLIDLSYNRLAGTIPVDITKLKELRVLDVSHNQLHGKVPEFKIKNGKPVINTKGNLEIGTDISPGVPSRKGNMNIKILVGSLTASLVVVLLVVAGFIVYLVYKMKKDLVQSSEHIEIEMPEHNEIEMPDHNETEMPEHSEINMAEHNEIIENKAIPMQILRVETNNFGVENLLREGGFGSVYRGTLHDGREIAVKKMNQEDFAGKGLKEFESEVTVLTKVHHRNLVSLYGYSIEGNDRLVVYQYMPQGTLSKHLFHWSDHSLRPLDWTTRLSIALDVARAVEYLHTLALQSQSYIHRDLKPPNILLGDDLRAKVSDFGLVTATEEGRESVKTKCRGTPGYMAPEYCIVILFLCQLSIFDCVIYFGN; this is translated from the coding sequence ATGGCAGCCTTGAGGGCGTCTTTGCATCGTCCAGACGATATTGATTGGACTAGCTCAGATTACTGTACTTGGACTGAACTGGATTGTGACAATAACAGCCGCGTCACAGGCATACGGCTCTCCAACAAAGGATTCGCAGGAAGCCTACCTCCGGAGTTAGTTAACCTGACAGCTCTGCGAGTTTTCGAGATAACGAGCAATCAGATTTCTGGAATCATTCCTACAGGGTTTACTGAGCTGCAGTCTCTGCAAGTGGTTGCTCTCTCCAGTAATTTGCTTCAGGGACCAACGCCAAAGTTTAACTCGATGGTTCGAGTTGATATGAGTCTAGGCACGAACACTTTTTGTTTAGATTCTCCTGGCTCTCCATGTGACCCCATCGTTCAGACTCTCCTTTCTATTGCTGGGGGATTTAACTATCCCCTAGAATTTGCAAAGAGTTGGAAAGGGAACaacccgtgtcaggattggttTGGGATAACCTGTATAGAGGGTCGAATCGTTTTTTTCGCCGTGCCATTCAGACAACTAACAGGTAGTATCTCTCCAAGGTTTAGAGACCTCGACTCTCTTCAGTTGATTGACCTGTCGTATAACCGTCTGGCTGGTACTATTCCCGTTGATATAACTAAGTTGAAGGAACTCAGAGTCCTGGACGTTTCTCACAATCAGCTTCACGGAAAGGTGCCAGAATTCAAGATAAAAAACGGGAAGCCAGTGATAAATACTAAAGGCAATTTGGAGATTGGGACTGACATCAGTCCGGGGGTTCCTTCACGTAAGGGAAACATGAATATCAAAATCCTCGTGGGAAGTTTGACTGCGAGTTTGGTTGTCGTGTTGCTGGTTGTCGCGGGGTTCATTGTTTATCTGGTTTATAAAATGAAGAAGGATCTCGTGCAGTCTTCTGAGCACATCGAGATCGAGATGCCTGAGCACAACGAGATCGAGATGCCTGATCACAACGAGACCGAGATGCCTGAGCACAGCGAGATCAACATGGCTGAGCACAATGAGATCATCGAGAACAAAGCAATACCAATGCAGATTCTCAGAGTTGAAACAAACAACTTTGGAGTTGAGAATTTACTCAGAGAAGGCGGGTTCGGATCCGTATACAGAGGTACACTGCACGATGGAAGGGAGATTGCTGTTAAGAAGATGAACCAAGAAGATTTTGCCGGTAAAGGCCTCAAAGAATTCGAATCCGAGGTCACTGTTCTAACCAAGGTTCATCACCGCAACCTAGTGTCTCTTTATGGGTATTCCATTGAAGGAAACGATAGGCTAGTAGTCTATCAGTACATGCCCCAAGGCACATTGAGCAAACATCTGTTTCACTGGAGTGACCACAGTTTGAGACCACTCGACTGGACTACACGCCTCAGTATTGCATTGGATGTTGCTCGAGCAGTAGAGTATCTCCATACGCTGGCTCTCCAGAGCCAAAGCTACATCCATAGGGACTTGAAACCGCCAAACATTCTTCTCGGGGATGATTTACGAGCCAAAGTATCTGACTTTGGATTAGTGACTGCTACAGAAGAAGGCAGAGAATCAGTCAAGACCAAGTGTCGTGGGACACCCGGTTACATGGCACCTGAATATTGTATAGTTATCTTATTCCTCTGTCAATTATCTATATTtgattgtgtaatttattttggaAACTAA
- the LOC117132664 gene encoding uncharacterized protein LOC117132664, with amino-acid sequence MGDGKSDIVLHQDGRPTSVKFPMLTSSNYTVWAMRMKIALKVSEVWETIDPGTKDEKKNNMAIAFLLQSIPETLVLQVGDIDTAKAVWEAIKARHVGAEQVKEARLQTLMAEFDRIKMKDGDTIDIFSGKLSEIASKSASLGETIEEPKFVNFFLKSLPRKKYIHMVASLEQVLDLKTTSYEDIVGRLKAYEERITEEDEEDVNDETGKLMYDNAGSNHEGYDKMLKLQETAEGNEKKDEDTQEADELMMNEVVYLNEENVNPKIFDTESDTKDVWYLDNGASNHMSGNRMFFFELDTTVTGKVHFGDDSRIDIMGKGSIRFIING; translated from the exons ATGGGAGACGGCAAAAGTGATATCGTGTTACACCAAGATGGCAGACCTACTTCTGTCAAATTTCCGATGCTAACTTCATCGAACTATACTGTCTGGGCCATGCGAATGAAGATAGCACTGAAAGTCAGCGAAGTATGGGAAACAATAGACCCCGGAACCAAAGACGAGAAGAAAAACAATATGGCTATTGCATTCTTATTACAATCTATACCAGAAACTTTGGTCTTACAGGTTGGCGACATTGATACAGCAAAGGCGGTCTGGGAAGCAATAAAAGCGAGACATGTCGGAGCTGAGCAGGTGAAAGAAGCAAGGTTACAAACCTTGATGGCTGAGTTCGATAGAATCAAGATGAAAGATGGAGACACGATTGATATATTCTCTGGAAAACTATCTGAAATAGCTTCTAAATCTGCCTCCTTAGGAGAAACAATTGAAGAACCAAagtttgtgaatttttttttaaagagctTGCCAAGAAAGAAGTACATTCATATGGTTGCTTCACTTGAGCAAGTTCTAGACCTTAAGACCACAAGCTATGAAGATATAGTCGGTCGTTTAAAGGCGTATGAAGAAAGAATaactgaagaagatgaagaggatgtcAATGATGAAACAGGGAAGCTAATGTACGACAATGCAGGTTCAAATCACGAAGGCTATG ATAAGATGTTAAAGCTTCAAGAGACCGCCGAAGGGAATGAAAAGAAAGACGAAGATACTCAAGAAGCTGATGAGTTGATGATGAACGAGGTCGTTTACTTGAATGAGGAGAATGTAAACCCTAAAATCTTTGACACGGAATCAGATACTAAAGATGTGTGGTATCTAGATAATGGCGCCAGCAACCATATGAGTGGAAACCGTATGTTCTTCTTCGAGCTTGACACTACCGTTACTGGGAAAGTACATTTTGGAGATGACTCACGAATCGATATAATGGGGAAAGGCTCAATTCGGTTCATTATCAATGGttga